One genomic region from Phocoena sinus isolate mPhoSin1 chromosome 3, mPhoSin1.pri, whole genome shotgun sequence encodes:
- the CCNB1 gene encoding G2/mitotic-specific cyclin-B1 isoform X2, which yields MALRITRNTKINAENKAKVSMAGAKRVPVATVAASKPGLRPRTALGDIGNKVSEQPQAKLPLKKEAKTLAAGKVIAKKLPKPLEKAPVPVPEPQPELDLEPEPEPETEPVKEEKLPPEPILVDTPSPSPMETSGCAPAEEYLCQAFSDVILAVNDVDAEDGADPNLCSEYVKDIYAYLRQLEEEQAVRPKYLLGREVTGNMRAILIDWLVQVQMKFRLLQETMYMTVSIIDRFMQDNCVPKKMLQLVGVTAMFIASKYEEMYPPEIGDFAFVTDNTYTKYQIRQMEMKILRALNFSLGRPLPLHFLRRASKIGEVDVELHTLAKYLMELTMLDYDMVHFPPSQIAAGAFCLALKILDNGEWHLAKNIIIVNRGLTKHMTIKNKYATSKHAKISILAQLNSALVQDLAKAVAKV from the exons ATGGCGCTCCGGATCACCAGG AACACGAAAATTAATGCTGAAAATAAGGCGAAGGTCAGTATGGCAGGCGCAAAGCGCGTGCCTGTGGCCACTGTTGCAGCCTCTAAGCCCGGGCTGAGGCCAAGAACAGCCCTTGGAGACATCGGTAACAAAGTCAGTGAACAGCCACAGGCCAAATTGCCCCTGAAAAAG GAAGCAAAAACTTTAGCTGCTGGAAAAGTTATTGCTAAAAAACTACCAAAACCTCTGGAAAAGGCTCCTGTACCTGTGCCGGAGCCCCAGCCGGAGCTGGATctggagccagagccagagccgGAAACCGAGCCTGTTAAAGAAGAGAAACTTCCCCCTGAGCCTATTTTG GTTGATACTCCCTCTCCAAGCCCCATGGAAACATCTGGCTGTGCCCCTGCAGAAGAGTATCTGTGCCAAGCTTTCTCTGATGTAATTCTTGCAGTGAATGATGTGGATGCAGAAGACGGAGCAGATCCAAACCTTTGTAGTGAATATGTAAAAGATATCTATGCTTATCTGAGACAACTTGAG GAAGAGCAAGCAGTCAGACCAAAATACCTACTGGGTCGTGAAGTCACTGGAAACATGAGAGCCATCCTAATTGACTGGCTAGTGCAGGTTCAAATGAAATTCAGGTTACTCCAGGAGACCATGTACATGACTGTTTCCATTATTGATCGGTTCATGCAG GATAACTGTGTGCCCAAGAAGATGCTGCAGCTGGTTGGTGTCACTGCCATGTTTATTGCAAGCAAATACGAGGAAATGTACCCTCCAGAAATTGGTGACTTTGCCTTTGTGACTGACAACACCTACACTAAGTACCAAATCAGACAGATGGAAATGAAGATTCTAAGAGCTTTAAATTTTAGTCTGGGTCGCCCTCTACCCCTGCATTTCCTTCGGAGAGCATCTAAGATTGGAGAG GTTGATGTTGAGCTACATACTTTGGCCAAATATCTGATGGAACTAACTATGTTGGACTACGATATGGTGCACTTTCCTCCTTCTCAGATTGCAGCGGGAGCTTTTTGCTTAGCACTGAAAATTCTTGATAATGGTGAATGG CACCTGGCTAAGAATATAATCATAGTGAATCGTGGGCTTACAAAGCATATG ACTATCAAGAACAAGTATGCTACGTCTAAGCATGCTAAGATCAGCATTCTAGCACAGCTGAATTCTGCACTAGTTCAAGATTTAGCCAAGGCTGTGGCAAAGGTGTAA
- the CCNB1 gene encoding G2/mitotic-specific cyclin-B1 isoform X1, which translates to MALRITRNTKINAENKAKVSMAGAKRVPVATVAASKPGLRPRTALGDIGNKVSEQPQAKLPLKKEAKTLAAGKVIAKKLPKPLEKAPVPVPEPQPELDLEPEPEPETEPVKEEKLPPEPILVDTPSPSPMETSGCAPAEEYLCQAFSDVILAVNDVDAEDGADPNLCSEYVKDIYAYLRQLEEEQAVRPKYLLGREVTGNMRAILIDWLVQVQMKFRLLQETMYMTVSIIDRFMQDNCVPKKMLQLVGVTAMFIASKYEEMYPPEIGDFAFVTDNTYTKYQIRQMEMKILRALNFSLGRPLPLHFLRRASKIGEVDVELHTLAKYLMELTMLDYDMVHFPPSQIAAGAFCLALKILDNGEWTPTLQHYLSYTEESLLLVMQHLAKNIIIVNRGLTKHMTIKNKYATSKHAKISILAQLNSALVQDLAKAVAKV; encoded by the exons ATGGCGCTCCGGATCACCAGG AACACGAAAATTAATGCTGAAAATAAGGCGAAGGTCAGTATGGCAGGCGCAAAGCGCGTGCCTGTGGCCACTGTTGCAGCCTCTAAGCCCGGGCTGAGGCCAAGAACAGCCCTTGGAGACATCGGTAACAAAGTCAGTGAACAGCCACAGGCCAAATTGCCCCTGAAAAAG GAAGCAAAAACTTTAGCTGCTGGAAAAGTTATTGCTAAAAAACTACCAAAACCTCTGGAAAAGGCTCCTGTACCTGTGCCGGAGCCCCAGCCGGAGCTGGATctggagccagagccagagccgGAAACCGAGCCTGTTAAAGAAGAGAAACTTCCCCCTGAGCCTATTTTG GTTGATACTCCCTCTCCAAGCCCCATGGAAACATCTGGCTGTGCCCCTGCAGAAGAGTATCTGTGCCAAGCTTTCTCTGATGTAATTCTTGCAGTGAATGATGTGGATGCAGAAGACGGAGCAGATCCAAACCTTTGTAGTGAATATGTAAAAGATATCTATGCTTATCTGAGACAACTTGAG GAAGAGCAAGCAGTCAGACCAAAATACCTACTGGGTCGTGAAGTCACTGGAAACATGAGAGCCATCCTAATTGACTGGCTAGTGCAGGTTCAAATGAAATTCAGGTTACTCCAGGAGACCATGTACATGACTGTTTCCATTATTGATCGGTTCATGCAG GATAACTGTGTGCCCAAGAAGATGCTGCAGCTGGTTGGTGTCACTGCCATGTTTATTGCAAGCAAATACGAGGAAATGTACCCTCCAGAAATTGGTGACTTTGCCTTTGTGACTGACAACACCTACACTAAGTACCAAATCAGACAGATGGAAATGAAGATTCTAAGAGCTTTAAATTTTAGTCTGGGTCGCCCTCTACCCCTGCATTTCCTTCGGAGAGCATCTAAGATTGGAGAG GTTGATGTTGAGCTACATACTTTGGCCAAATATCTGATGGAACTAACTATGTTGGACTACGATATGGTGCACTTTCCTCCTTCTCAGATTGCAGCGGGAGCTTTTTGCTTAGCACTGAAAATTCTTGATAATGGTGAATGG ACACCAACTCTACAGCATTACCTGTCATACACTGAAGAATCCCTTCTTCTTGTTATGCAGCACCTGGCTAAGAATATAATCATAGTGAATCGTGGGCTTACAAAGCATATG ACTATCAAGAACAAGTATGCTACGTCTAAGCATGCTAAGATCAGCATTCTAGCACAGCTGAATTCTGCACTAGTTCAAGATTTAGCCAAGGCTGTGGCAAAGGTGTAA